A DNA window from Candidatus Roseilinea sp. contains the following coding sequences:
- a CDS encoding glycosyl transferase: MTLGIIILNWNQAGDTLTCLRNAQQWDMPGKRIWIVDNGSRPEDVRALTEVSGDGVQVIFSAVNRGFAGGNNLALQQALDAGCQAVLLLNNDAQAGADAIGQLWRTLNDRAEIGIVGPVLVDAADPRRVLSAGGKDIARHLASHRSDVPPPGQVRLVDYVPGTCVMIRADVLRAVGLLDEDYFFGGEMADLCARARQKGWHSAVHGSAVVRHAVDRSALIRHQVHVYYVIRNRFLYIRKFHPQGRRGLFAVWTAYSLYVTALAVLRGDLAHARAIGLGCLDGWRGRFGGQNARVTRGKVS, encoded by the coding sequence ATGACCCTGGGCATCATCATTTTGAACTGGAATCAGGCCGGGGATACCCTGACTTGCCTGCGCAACGCCCAGCAGTGGGATATGCCGGGCAAGCGCATCTGGATAGTGGACAACGGCTCACGACCAGAAGATGTGCGCGCGCTGACCGAAGTTTCGGGCGACGGTGTACAGGTCATCTTCAGCGCGGTGAATCGTGGCTTTGCCGGCGGCAACAACTTGGCGCTCCAACAGGCGCTGGATGCCGGTTGCCAGGCGGTGCTGTTGCTGAACAACGATGCCCAGGCCGGCGCAGACGCCATCGGCCAACTCTGGCGCACGTTGAACGATCGCGCAGAGATCGGCATCGTCGGGCCGGTGCTGGTGGACGCCGCCGATCCCCGGCGAGTGCTGTCGGCCGGCGGCAAAGACATCGCGCGGCATCTGGCATCTCACAGGTCGGATGTGCCGCCGCCGGGCCAGGTGCGGCTGGTGGATTACGTGCCGGGCACGTGTGTGATGATCCGCGCCGACGTGTTGCGCGCGGTGGGGCTGTTGGACGAGGATTACTTCTTCGGCGGCGAAATGGCCGACCTGTGCGCACGGGCAAGACAAAAAGGCTGGCACAGCGCTGTGCATGGATCGGCGGTCGTGCGTCATGCTGTGGATCGCTCGGCCCTCATCCGACATCAAGTGCATGTTTATTATGTAATAAGAAATCGCTTTCTGTACATCCGCAAGTTCCATCCGCAAGGACGGCGGGGATTGTTTGCCGTCTGGACGGCATATAGCCTGTATGTCACCGCGCTCGCCGTTCTGCGCGGCGATCTGGCGCATGCGCGTGCGATTGGGTTGGGCTGCCTGGACGGCTGGCGCGGGCGATTCGGCGGGCAGAATGCGCGGGTGACGCGGGGCAAGGTGTCTTGA
- a CDS encoding glycosyl transferase gives MSRVDLVIVNWNGLRHLPSCFDALRAQTFTDFQVWLVDNGSTDGSVEWVRRREPQTRLLLNAHNRGFAAANNQAIRAGSAPYVATLNNDTMPDPRWLAELVRALDADPRLGAAASLMLFADRPGMINSAGVAVDRLGIAWDRRGGQPVAESETAPTPVFGACAGAALYRRAMLDEVGLFDEDFFAYLEDVDLAWRAQWAGWTTAYVPTARVLHCHSATAGEGSPLKRRLLGRNKVWLILKNYPLPYLWRYWLLMWGYDAAAVARALITRQAAGVLAGRWEGWRNAAHAWRKRRALLRRRSDRHIFDRLAPAQSPRAVMARYRHLQVNTR, from the coding sequence ATGTCTCGGGTTGATCTGGTCATCGTCAACTGGAACGGGCTACGCCATCTCCCCTCTTGCTTCGACGCGCTGCGCGCTCAGACCTTCACCGATTTTCAAGTCTGGCTGGTGGATAACGGCTCGACCGATGGCTCGGTCGAGTGGGTGCGCCGGCGCGAACCGCAGACGCGCCTGCTGCTCAACGCGCACAACCGAGGCTTCGCGGCGGCCAACAATCAAGCCATCCGCGCCGGCAGCGCGCCCTACGTCGCCACCCTGAACAACGACACCATGCCCGATCCGCGCTGGCTGGCAGAGCTGGTGCGCGCGCTGGATGCAGACCCGCGCCTGGGCGCGGCGGCCTCGCTGATGCTGTTTGCCGATCGCCCCGGCATGATCAACTCGGCCGGCGTCGCGGTGGATCGCCTGGGGATTGCCTGGGACCGGCGGGGAGGGCAGCCGGTCGCCGAGAGCGAGACCGCGCCGACGCCCGTGTTCGGCGCGTGCGCCGGAGCAGCGCTGTATCGCCGCGCCATGCTGGACGAGGTGGGCCTGTTCGACGAAGACTTCTTCGCATATCTGGAAGATGTGGATCTGGCCTGGCGGGCGCAATGGGCCGGCTGGACGACTGCCTATGTCCCCACCGCCCGCGTGTTGCATTGCCACTCGGCCACGGCAGGCGAAGGCTCGCCGTTGAAGCGCCGGTTGCTTGGGCGCAACAAAGTATGGTTGATCTTGAAGAACTATCCGTTGCCGTATCTGTGGCGATATTGGCTGTTGATGTGGGGATACGACGCAGCCGCGGTGGCCCGCGCGCTCATCACGCGCCAGGCGGCAGGCGTCCTGGCCGGCCGCTGGGAAGGCTGGCGCAACGCGGCGCACGCCTGGCGCAAACGGCGCGCCCTACTGCGACGCCGTTCAGACCGGCACATCTTCGACCGGTTGGCCCCGGCGCAATCGCCGAGGGCGGTTATGGCGCGCTACCGACATTTGCAAGTCAACACCCGCTAG
- a CDS encoding glycosyl transferase family 1 has product MRVLFVTHAYHPSKGGVQWLMQSLAERLSAGGDAVTVFTTVAHRCELFIDARQPRLPVGEVTLNGVRVRRFDVFNRLTWLRLNAARVAHKLRLPGQDWMRGLYFGPIVPGLRRAILDQPADVIVAASFPMIHMYDALAAGCAGGRPVVLVGTVHPADRWSYDLPRMYRAIRQAHAYIALSDYERDYLAARCPGARLHVIGGGVDAAAFAAPEAGRAFRLRQGWADDDLVIAMIGRMTAYKRADVMLAAMPAIWEALPQARLLLAGAGTGELAALERRVQALPHPQRVTILPDFDERDKPAIFSAADMIVHLSERESFGMVIVEAWAAGKPVIGSRAGASASVIADGEDGVLVHYGDADALARAVIALGNSATMRQALGRAGQAKARRLYDWQVVVPRYRALFNALVEGKGA; this is encoded by the coding sequence ATGCGGGTGTTGTTTGTGACTCATGCGTATCACCCTTCCAAAGGCGGCGTGCAGTGGTTGATGCAGTCGCTGGCCGAGCGGCTGAGCGCGGGAGGGGATGCGGTGACGGTGTTCACCACGGTGGCCCATCGCTGCGAGCTGTTCATTGACGCCCGTCAACCCCGCTTGCCCGTGGGCGAGGTGACGCTGAACGGCGTGCGGGTGCGCCGATTTGATGTGTTCAACCGGCTGACGTGGCTGCGCCTGAACGCGGCGCGCGTAGCGCACAAACTGCGTTTGCCCGGCCAGGATTGGATGCGTGGGCTGTACTTCGGGCCAATCGTGCCGGGGCTGCGCCGCGCGATCCTCGATCAGCCGGCCGATGTCATCGTGGCCGCCTCGTTCCCCATGATTCACATGTACGACGCGCTCGCTGCCGGCTGCGCCGGCGGTCGGCCGGTTGTCTTGGTCGGGACGGTGCATCCTGCCGACCGGTGGAGCTACGACCTGCCGCGCATGTATCGCGCGATTCGCCAGGCCCATGCCTACATCGCGCTGAGCGACTATGAGCGGGACTACCTGGCCGCGCGTTGCCCGGGCGCGCGCCTTCACGTCATCGGCGGCGGCGTGGACGCTGCGGCATTCGCTGCGCCCGAGGCAGGCCGAGCTTTCCGCCTTCGGCAGGGCTGGGCAGATGATGATCTGGTAATTGCGATGATCGGGCGCATGACGGCGTACAAACGCGCGGATGTGATGCTGGCAGCCATGCCGGCCATCTGGGAGGCGCTGCCGCAGGCGCGCTTGCTGCTGGCCGGCGCCGGCACGGGTGAGCTGGCCGCTCTGGAAAGGCGCGTTCAGGCGCTGCCGCATCCGCAGCGTGTGACGATCTTGCCGGACTTTGACGAGCGCGATAAGCCGGCCATCTTTTCCGCAGCCGATATGATTGTTCATCTATCGGAGCGCGAGTCGTTCGGCATGGTGATCGTCGAGGCGTGGGCAGCCGGCAAGCCGGTGATCGGGTCGCGGGCCGGCGCCTCCGCGAGCGTAATCGCCGACGGGGAAGATGGCGTGCTGGTGCACTATGGCGACGCCGACGCGCTGGCGCGCGCGGTGATCGCGCTCGGCAATTCGGCCACGATGCGCCAGGCGCTGGGGCGCGCCGGCCAGGCTAAGGCGCGTCGGCTGTATGACTGGCAGGTCGTGGTGCCCCGCTATCGCGCATTATTCAATGCATTGGTGGAAGGTAAGGGCGCATGA
- a CDS encoding beta-glucosidase has product MSEFTLHFPPNFKWGTATAAHQVEGNNTNNQWWQWEQTHKRIVNGDRSGIACDWWNNAEADFDRMVALGLNAHRLSVEWSRIEPREGRFDSAALDRYRAMLLALRQRGIEPMVTLHHFTNPCWLEERRAWEDADVIVPLFRRFTEKVVHALGDLCDLWCTINEPNVYATMGYLSGGRMPPGLQDARLAAQVLRNMLIAHAVAYETLHAKQTLARVGLAHHMRYFQPLRPGHLLDGIIARALNSMFNQSILDALAKGRWQRILARGAPVSARKLRGTLDWIGLNYYTRHRVAFDPTKRETFYSELLLYPQDVAMTDFNFGEIYPEGILIFARQLSRYKLPIYITENGLPDHDDDLRPAFLVQHLHTTWQAIQRCYDVRGYYHWSFVDNFEWGEGWRMKFGLVAMDTHTQERQFRRSALLYRDIIKAGAITSAIVREYTPQLFQTLYR; this is encoded by the coding sequence GTGTCCGAGTTCACCCTGCACTTCCCCCCCAACTTCAAATGGGGCACTGCGACCGCTGCCCACCAAGTGGAAGGCAACAACACAAACAACCAATGGTGGCAATGGGAGCAGACGCACAAGCGCATCGTGAACGGCGATCGCTCCGGCATTGCCTGCGACTGGTGGAACAACGCCGAGGCGGATTTCGACCGGATGGTCGCGCTCGGCCTCAATGCACACCGCTTGTCTGTGGAATGGAGCCGCATCGAACCCCGGGAGGGCCGATTCGATTCAGCCGCCCTCGACCGTTATCGCGCCATGTTGCTTGCCCTGCGCCAGCGCGGCATCGAGCCAATGGTCACGCTCCACCACTTCACGAACCCATGCTGGCTGGAGGAGCGCCGCGCCTGGGAAGATGCCGATGTCATCGTCCCGCTCTTCCGACGATTTACCGAGAAAGTGGTGCATGCGTTGGGCGACCTGTGCGACCTGTGGTGCACGATCAACGAGCCGAACGTCTATGCCACCATGGGCTACCTGTCCGGCGGGCGCATGCCGCCCGGACTGCAAGACGCCAGGCTAGCCGCTCAGGTGCTGCGCAACATGCTCATCGCTCACGCCGTCGCCTACGAGACCCTGCACGCAAAACAAACGCTGGCCCGCGTCGGCCTGGCGCACCACATGCGCTACTTCCAGCCTCTGCGTCCCGGCCACTTGCTCGATGGCATAATCGCGCGGGCGCTCAACAGCATGTTCAATCAGAGCATCCTAGACGCGCTGGCGAAGGGGCGCTGGCAACGGATCCTCGCACGCGGCGCGCCGGTGAGCGCGCGCAAACTGCGCGGCACGCTCGATTGGATCGGTTTGAACTACTACACCCGCCACCGCGTCGCGTTCGACCCCACCAAACGCGAGACGTTCTACAGCGAGCTGCTCCTCTACCCGCAAGACGTGGCGATGACCGATTTCAACTTTGGCGAGATATACCCCGAGGGCATCTTGATCTTCGCCCGACAGCTCAGCCGCTACAAGCTGCCGATCTACATCACCGAGAACGGACTGCCCGACCACGACGACGATCTGCGGCCGGCCTTCCTCGTGCAACATCTGCATACCACTTGGCAGGCGATCCAGAGGTGTTACGACGTGCGCGGCTACTATCACTGGAGCTTTGTGGATAACTTCGAATGGGGCGAGGGTTGGCGCATGAAGTTCGGCCTCGTCGCGATGGACACCCACACCCAAGAGCGCCAGTTCCGGCGCAGCGCCCTGCTCTACCGCGACATCATTAAAGCCGGCGCGATCACCAGCGCGATCGTGCGCGAATATACGCCGCAGTTGTTCCAAACGTTGTATCGCTGA
- a CDS encoding glycosyl transferase — MARRRVLFLTSPVGPLGSGEGGGVETNLMNLTPILARRGHTVAIAAPAGSVQPAPEVLVYQVEGKPPPYATTARRDAPVVCQPDGVLERMWELAMRVQDQYDVIIGINYDWLAYYLTPFFKTPVGHIISIVSTIDAVDAIIRERFYEYPNHFAVNTCAQASTFPFIDPCRMMSLYGGVDLARYSPNLAPQDRICWVARISPEKGLEDAFAVAQRLRIPLDVCGKMQHPEYWETCVARYPDVDVTYHGFLNQDALHRVVRNAKALLMTPHWIEAFGNTCIEAMAGGTPVVAYNAGGPSELVQDGVSGFLVPPRDVDALVEAVRRVDRLDRRLVRKRAEKFSLERFADRYERFMEHVIYGDPQALLEWELQASHPVD; from the coding sequence ATGGCGCGGAGGCGAGTGCTTTTCCTGACCAGCCCGGTAGGCCCGTTGGGTTCGGGCGAGGGCGGCGGCGTAGAGACCAATCTGATGAACCTGACGCCTATTTTGGCCCGGCGCGGCCACACTGTGGCGATTGCCGCGCCAGCCGGCAGCGTTCAACCCGCGCCTGAGGTGCTCGTGTATCAAGTTGAGGGGAAACCCCCGCCCTACGCCACTACGGCGCGACGCGATGCCCCCGTCGTCTGTCAGCCCGATGGGGTGTTGGAGCGTATGTGGGAGCTGGCTATGCGCGTCCAGGATCAATACGATGTCATCATCGGCATCAACTACGACTGGCTCGCCTATTACCTCACGCCCTTCTTCAAGACGCCGGTGGGGCACATCATCAGCATCGTCTCCACCATAGACGCCGTGGACGCCATCATCCGTGAGCGTTTCTATGAATACCCCAATCACTTTGCGGTGAACACGTGCGCCCAAGCGTCCACCTTCCCGTTCATTGATCCCTGCCGCATGATGTCGCTGTACGGCGGTGTGGACCTCGCGCGGTACTCACCGAACCTCGCCCCGCAGGACCGCATCTGCTGGGTGGCGCGCATCTCGCCGGAGAAGGGCCTCGAGGATGCCTTCGCTGTGGCCCAGCGTCTGCGCATCCCGCTCGATGTGTGCGGCAAGATGCAACACCCGGAATACTGGGAGACGTGTGTGGCGCGTTACCCGGATGTGGACGTGACCTATCACGGCTTTCTCAATCAGGATGCCTTGCATCGCGTGGTGCGCAACGCCAAAGCTCTGTTGATGACGCCACACTGGATCGAAGCATTCGGTAACACGTGCATCGAGGCAATGGCCGGCGGCACGCCCGTCGTTGCCTACAACGCCGGTGGGCCGTCCGAGCTGGTGCAGGATGGTGTGAGCGGCTTCCTTGTCCCGCCGCGCGATGTAGATGCCCTGGTCGAGGCAGTGCGCCGCGTGGACCGGCTAGACCGTCGCCTCGTCCGTAAACGTGCCGAGAAGTTCTCACTGGAACGCTTTGCAGATCGCTACGAGCGCTTCATGGAGCACGTCATCTACGGCGACCCGCAAGCCCTCCTCGAGTGGGAGCTGCAAGCCTCCCATCCCGTGGACTGA
- a CDS encoding hypothetical protein (possible pseudo, frameshifted), with protein sequence MTSTFSPAGTLRQHRPLLLAMEAIGWFHMAGKARVEFLRSHGGDNNGYNERQWHQQEIPPFPWDQLLDWVKQSYSVGNLANAWPSTFAAFTEKHADRDPGLLGLLQAGHGIVSGVEKNLPGSTSGYLRQTIPHMWLSSPWGHFKRNLLADPPEILSPQGWKQLVSEIHRVLEELQKLGRQNAQDVAFWQRWREDAIGEGSFIRRAFLSTLAETRLPNNDVTLWDQSYVAAALFKSAVAGVLLNRSPMLMARDIENHLTTQVANWNNLTKNQRQQMVESYVKNNTRWRLLTVALGTEHYEARAVKIGDWTGAKGAIEEFFHRVATLVEVDLAVGSLLYRDGSVAVFSFPGERFDEEEQERQNRNDPNFKYNEREFAPWLQDWSAWLQEQVESIAHDLDLETPPHVRLSGPTRSLVPMVREWREAKRTVGVPVHRRWSITGHNAKSGPRLSRLRGAA encoded by the coding sequence ATGACCAGCACCTTCTCCCCCGCCGGGACCTTGCGCCAGCATCGCCCTCTACTCCTGGCTATGGAGGCCATCGGCTGGTTCCACATGGCGGGTAAGGCACGGGTAGAGTTCCTGCGAAGCCATGGTGGTGATAACAACGGATACAACGAGCGCCAATGGCACCAGCAAGAAATACCACCCTTCCCCTGGGATCAACTGCTAGACTGGGTTAAGCAAAGCTACAGCGTGGGGAACCTGGCCAACGCCTGGCCGAGCACATTTGCCGCCTTTACCGAAAAGCACGCCGATAGAGACCCCGGCCTGCTGGGCCTGCTTCAAGCCGGGCACGGGATTGTCTCCGGCGTCGAGAAAAACCTGCCGGGTTCCACATCTGGTTACCTTCGTCAGACCATTCCCCACATGTGGCTTTCCTCCCCCTGGGGTCATTTCAAGCGTAACCTGCTGGCCGACCCGCCGGAGATCCTCTCGCCCCAAGGATGGAAACAATTAGTATCCGAGATCCACCGCGTGTTGGAGGAATTGCAGAAACTGGGCAGGCAGAACGCCCAGGACGTGGCCTTCTGGCAACGCTGGCGGGAAGATGCCATCGGCGAAGGTTCTTTCATCCGCCGGGCCTTTCTCTCTACCCTGGCCGAGACGCGGCTGCCCAACAACGATGTGACCCTGTGGGACCAGTCCTATGTGGCCGCGGCGCTGTTCAAGAGCGCGGTGGCGGGGGTGTTACTCAATCGTTCGCCCATGCTCATGGCGCGAGACATCGAAAACCACCTTACAACCCAGGTAGCAAACTGGAACAATCTAACAAAGAATCAGCGCCAGCAGATGGTGGAGTCCTACGTGAAAAACAATACTCGCTGGCGCCTGCTGACCGTAGCCCTCGGCACGGAGCACTATGAAGCCCGGGCGGTGAAGATCGGCGACTGGACGGGGGCTAAGGGCGCGATAGAGGAGTTCTTCCACCGCGTGGCTACACTGGTGGAGGTGGACCTGGCAGTGGGTTCTTTGCTGTATCGCGACGGCAGCGTGGCTGTTTTCTCCTTCCCGGGAGAGCGGTTTGATGAAGAAGAACAAGAACGGCAAAACCGAAACGACCCCAATTTCAAATACAACGAACGCGAATTCGCGCCCTGGCTTCAAGATTGGAGTGCCTGGCTGCAAGAGCAGGTGGAGTCCATCGCCCACGATCTTGACCTGGAAACCCCGCCCCATGTGCGTCTGAGCGGCCCCACCCGCTCTCTGGTGCCCATGGTGCGCGAATGGCGGGAGGCGAAGAGGACAGTTGGCGTCCCGGTCCATCGCAGGTGGAGTATTACTGGTCACAATGCCAAAAGCGGGCCACGTCTGTCCCGTCTGCGGGGTGCGGCTTGA
- a CDS encoding aldolase, protein MSNTLRELLRSAGDVVEVVTRQATSSDPFTRVGEMSVEVRDQDGLCSRGIDVLVNAAVFGTPEQQAAARWLIWEIGQAVGIRPASIHELYVARGRDALGHTFTTPAMNIRMMAYDTARAAFRAAVEKQVGALIFEIARSEMSYTDQRPAEYTTVMIAAAIKEGFRGPLFIQGDHFQVNAKKYKADADAELSALRKLIDEAMAAGFYNIDIDTSTLVDLSKPTLDEQQHLNYELCALFSDYIRQRQPAGVIVSLGGEIGEVGQKNSDVHELRAFMSGYLRLIKHTPGISKISIQTGTTHGGVVLPDGSIADVNIDFDTLRELSTAAREEYGMGGAVQHGASTLPEEAFGKFVQAGAIEVHLATAFQQIAYAHLPKSLNEMITHWLFKNAADERKPGDTDEQFLYKTRKKATGPFKKELWSLPESDRARVRDALYERFRMLFNRLGVEHTKGMVESFVTARSIHKRPEDFGAPQATVEDVRGLAD, encoded by the coding sequence ATGTCCAACACCTTGCGTGAATTGCTTCGTTCGGCCGGCGATGTGGTTGAGGTTGTCACGCGGCAGGCGACGTCATCCGACCCATTTACTCGCGTGGGTGAGATGAGCGTGGAGGTGCGCGATCAGGATGGCCTGTGTAGCCGCGGGATTGATGTGCTGGTGAACGCAGCGGTGTTCGGCACACCCGAACAGCAAGCCGCCGCGCGCTGGTTGATCTGGGAGATCGGGCAGGCCGTGGGTATCCGGCCCGCGTCCATTCACGAGCTATACGTGGCGCGTGGTCGCGATGCGCTCGGCCATACCTTCACCACGCCGGCCATGAACATCCGCATGATGGCTTACGACACGGCGCGCGCAGCCTTCCGCGCCGCCGTTGAAAAGCAAGTCGGAGCGCTCATCTTTGAGATCGCGCGCAGCGAGATGTCCTACACCGATCAGCGCCCGGCGGAATACACCACGGTGATGATCGCCGCGGCCATCAAGGAAGGCTTCCGGGGGCCTTTGTTCATCCAAGGCGATCACTTTCAGGTGAACGCTAAAAAATACAAAGCGGATGCGGATGCCGAGTTGTCGGCTCTGCGCAAGCTGATTGATGAGGCGATGGCTGCCGGCTTCTACAACATAGACATTGACACCTCAACGCTGGTGGACCTGAGTAAGCCCACCCTGGATGAGCAGCAGCATCTGAATTATGAGCTATGCGCGCTGTTTAGCGATTACATCCGTCAGCGCCAACCGGCCGGCGTGATTGTTTCGCTAGGCGGTGAGATCGGCGAAGTCGGTCAGAAGAACAGCGACGTTCACGAGTTGCGCGCCTTCATGAGCGGCTATCTGCGCCTGATCAAGCATACGCCCGGCATCAGCAAGATCTCCATCCAGACCGGCACGACCCACGGCGGGGTGGTGCTGCCCGATGGCTCCATCGCCGATGTCAACATTGACTTCGACACGCTGCGCGAACTCTCTACTGCGGCGCGCGAGGAATACGGCATGGGCGGCGCCGTGCAACATGGCGCAAGCACATTGCCCGAAGAAGCCTTCGGCAAATTTGTGCAGGCTGGCGCGATCGAAGTGCACCTGGCCACCGCCTTCCAACAAATCGCTTACGCGCACTTGCCGAAGTCGCTCAATGAGATGATTACCCATTGGCTCTTCAAGAATGCAGCCGACGAGCGCAAGCCGGGCGATACCGATGAGCAATTTCTCTACAAGACGCGCAAAAAAGCGACCGGCCCGTTCAAGAAAGAGCTCTGGTCATTGCCCGAAAGCGATCGCGCGCGGGTGCGCGATGCGTTGTATGAGCGCTTCCGCATGCTCTTCAACCGACTGGGGGTGGAGCACACCAAAGGGATGGTGGAGAGCTTTGTGACCGCGCGATCCATACACAAGCGTCCTGAGGACTTCGGCGCACCGCAGGCAACGGTTGAGGACGTGCGCGGCTTGGCGGATTGA